In the genome of Mercurialis annua linkage group LG8, ddMerAnnu1.2, whole genome shotgun sequence, the window GACCTGTGAGGTAGCACAGTCCGGTTCCCAATATGCATGTACCGCTGATTCTAACTGCGTCCACTCCGACAATGGTAATGGATATCGTTGCATATGCAAAGATGGATTCGTGGGAAATCCCTATCTTCCTCAAGGATGTCAAGGTAACCCGGAATTTTCTCTTTTGTTTGGAACTTCTGTCTATGCTGGTATGCAAATTCTCATCTAGAGGATCTAATTTCTTTGCATCTTTAAACAGACATTGATGAGTGCAAGGAACCCGAAAAGTACAAATGTGACGGTAAATGCAAAAATACAAAGGGAAACTACACATGCCAGTGTCCTCTCGGAATGCGGGGTGATGCTAAAGTTGGTTGTCGAGGAATGAACATCACAACTATTGCTGCAAGTACTGTCCTCGATCTTCTTGTTCTAGTCATTACAATTCTACTTATGATGTTCCTAACTCGTATATTTGTCGCAGTTGTTGGATCAGCTTTGTCTGTTGCGATTATGGCCGTGTTGGCCATCATCATCTACAAGAGAAGAACAAAGGAGAAGAACTTCTTAGAGAATGGAGGTTTATTGTTAAAGCATCAGCGAGTACGACTTTTTGGTGAAGCAGAGTTAGCAAAGGCAACCAAAAATTACGACGCAACTCAGCTTCTGGGCGAAGGAGGCTTCGGATATGTTTACAAAGGTACTTTAGCAGATAATACACAGATTGCAGTCAAGAAGCCAAAAGATATCGACAAGGCGCAAATAAATCAAGAGTATCAACACGAAATAGGGATCGTTTCACAGGTCAATCACAAGAATGTGGTGAAGATATTGGGGTTATGTTTAGAAACTAAAGTTCCTCTGTTAGTTTACGAGTTCATTTCCAACGGAACTCTTTTCCATCACATTCATCACAGCAAATCTCTAGTCCTGGAAAACTGGCGAAACCGTTTGAGCATAGCTGTAGAGACTGCACTTGCACTTGACTATCTGCACTCTTTAGCAGACCCGCCCATTATTCACGGAGATGTCAAGTCTTCCAACATACTTCTAGACGATACTTACACTGCCAAAGTATCAGATTTCGGCGCATCAGTGCTCATTTCTCCCGAACAGTCTGACATTGGTGCAAAAATTCAAGGGACTTTCGGGTATTTGGACCCTGAGTATCTTATGACAGGTATTTTAACAGAAAAAAGCGATGTATATAGCTTCGGAGTTGTCCTTGTCGAACTCTTAACAGGGGAGAAACCCAACTCTAGTGCAAGATCAGGAGAGCACATCATTCAGTACTTC includes:
- the LOC126659947 gene encoding wall-associated receptor kinase 2-like is translated as MYYLIKAKMMFLVVLLVALRVSTGDVISDNCRNKCGDVDVPYPFGINFTSGIKNEPSCSLNNFFRFTCNTSFSPARLMFGRNMPIHNISVEEGTISVRVDAASRCYNQTGLRRKFSQTINLGGGPFRFSDSRNKLTTIGCDTLALIKDKEETFGSGCISFCSSNITLEGSCSGFGCCQTPIPQSLKTLNIDLSSPNNHSEVLLFNPCEFAFLADERTFNVSKLQLSAQPMQPVKSDVVIEWVVREETCEVAQSGSQYACTADSNCVHSDNGNGYRCICKDGFVGNPYLPQGCQDIDECKEPEKYKCDGKCKNTKGNYTCQCPLGMRGDAKVGCRGMNITTIAAIVGSALSVAIMAVLAIIIYKRRTKEKNFLENGGLLLKHQRVRLFGEAELAKATKNYDATQLLGEGGFGYVYKGTLADNTQIAVKKPKDIDKAQINQEYQHEIGIVSQVNHKNVVKILGLCLETKVPLLVYEFISNGTLFHHIHHSKSLVLENWRNRLSIAVETALALDYLHSLADPPIIHGDVKSSNILLDDTYTAKVSDFGASVLISPEQSDIGAKIQGTFGYLDPEYLMTGILTEKSDVYSFGVVLVELLTGEKPNSSARSGEHIIQYFLSSLENHKLSEILCFRVTNEQQTEETEVFADIAKQCLRSCGVKRPSMKQVAEELGRLKRLNDNSWNDDDHETHHLLAKSPYCSIDMRTSESNQHEILSLTTFDLQYSTDSI